GTCAGAATTCTGTTCATTcccattgtgaaaaaaaaaacccttgataACAGGAGTTATTAATAGGCTATGACATGTGCAGTGATCTTTCCGTTGACTCTGCATTAGTCAGAGCCTTGTTGGAGATGGGGACTCTGTATGGTCATTGAACTTCACAGAGATATGAGGAAACTAGCAAAGATCTACAGTTGGAGGGACTTGATGGAGGATGGAAGAAACCCAGAAAAAAGTCAGAAAAGTCAAACAGGCTCACTTTGGACAGAACAGAGATATTGTTGTTGCCTCAAGGGCAGGCAAGTTTCTGTGAGGACAACTGTCTATAGCAGCATGAATATTAAGGAAAGGGCCTCCACCAACCAGGAGGCACTTCTGGGGACACAAGACAGTTTTTCACCATCTGGGCTGATTATTTAAATCCTGGGATGAGTACTCTTGGGCCATTGACCCTGGAAATATTTGAGGAGCTGCCAGTTCTGCAGCTTGATGCCCGCTTAGGTGCCTCTGGGGGTCCCACTCCAGCTTTGTTACAATTGCTTTCTAGCAGCCCCCTGAGAAGGTGTTGGTGATCTGAAGAAAGTGCTCCCCAGCTTTCCTGGGCCAGCCCTCTTCTTGTCCCCACACATTCAGTTCAGGGTGCATGTCTAGCCAGCCAGGTTGGCATGCCATGACATCATCTGATCCTGCTCTTCCAGCCCTGCTGAGCCGTGTGCACTTACAGAGGAGCTGGGTGGGGGAGTGGAAATTACCCAGACAAGGCCCTCTTGTTGCATGGAGAGTGGGAGTGACCCAGGAGACCTTAAGAACCTTTTATTTAGTTCAACTTCCTACAATATGATAGGTGTTTTACACACATTCTTTTGAATTCACACAACAACCTTGGAGGTAGGGTTTCATGAATATGGAAGTGGAGGTGAAGACAAATTAAGTAATTGCCTAGGATCACACTGCCGATAAAGAAATGCCTACACCATGTCTACCTGGCTGTAAAATCTGAGCCTTTGCCTTGAGAGCATGCAGACATGAAAATTGCAGACCACAGCTTCCCACCCAAAGCCACACAGGCTGACCCGAGACAGTAACTCAGGCTCCTAACTATTCATCAAAGAATCTTTCTATGACACGTGGCTTATTCTGATGCCTGAAGTGACCCAGGATGCAGCAGGGCTCAGGCCAGCCTGGATCAAATGTCACTTGTCAAGTAGGGAGGGTTTGgacaggctctgctctctgccctaCAGACCCTTAACCCAGGCAAGAAATACGGCAGGGCAAAGGGCCGAGCTACTCAGTTTCTGGAGGGGTCCTTCTGGGGCCGGAGCACAGCAGTGAGGTGTAGTGGTAAAACCCCTGCCCGTGGGTTGGTCTTTCCCAACGGAGTTCTACTGCAAGTTACTTAAAGCTCTGGGTTTTCTCGTTAGAAAACTGGGGTAGGGAGCAGGACGTAAGGCGTACTACTGCAATCCCAGTTACCCGGGAGCCTGAGCTGGAGGACCgaaagttcgagaccagcctgggcaacttggggagtctttgtctcaaaataaataaataaataaataaaaataataagggctgggggtgtagctcagtggtagagcgcccctgaATTAAATTTCCAgtattgtaaaaacaaaacaaagcaaaataaaaacgaGACAAGAGTAAATCACGCTTGAAGGGCGCAGGCCCAAAAGCTGGGGTCTTTACGCGCCGAACTAATACCATCTGATTTCACTCTAGCGTCGCCGAAAAACGTTCGGCGGTGCGGCCCTAGAGTGGCTGGAGCGGGAACGGGAACGGGAGCCAGAGAAAAACTACGATTCCCAGGAGGCACCGGGAGGCCGGCGCGCGGCGGTGACGTCGCGGGGGCCGGCGCGAGGCGCTGATTCGGCCGGAGCTGCCAGCGGGGTGCTACCGCCGCTGTTTGTTACAGCTGCTGAAGCAGCTGCGGCCCCTGTTCCCGGGCACCCCTCCCGGGCCCTCGACCTCCCGCTCCGCACGGTGAGTTCGGACCGGTAGCTTCCGTTGGCGGAATCCGAAGGCCTAGGGCTAGAGGAGGGGCGACAGATAAGTTGGGAGCTGTTGGAGGGGCGCCGCGGACTGGAGATCGGGGTAGGGTGGTTGGGGGTGGAGGCGGCTGCATCACACGAGGAGGTGCCGGAGGAGGAAAGTAGGAGTAGGAGGCCGGGGGTAGGACTTTGGGGAGGAGTGTTTcggctggggtggggggcggggagaggcTGGACTTCGGGGATAAAGGTTTTGGCTTGCTGAACGCATGCAGATGGGGGGTGGGGCTCCGGACCCTGCTAGGCTCCGAGTGTCAGGTCCCTAGCTGGAAAGCAAAGCTGGAGGCCCTCGTGCCAGAAGTCCCACTCCGAAAACCCCAACAATAGTGAGGACTCCGCCTCCTcgctcctccctgcccccaggtTGGAGAGGGTTCCCTTTCTTTCCACTCCTACCAACCCCTCGAGTCTGGGAGGCTGGACCAGAGCGAGAGGTGAGCCACTTTGGTCCTGCAAGTTGTGGGTGGGTGGAGTGATAGAGTTATGTTATGTGGTGTGCTGCCACGGACTTTCCTTTGGGGTCCTCAGGGTACAGGCCTGGATATTTGGGCTCATCATCCACAAGGCAGGAGGCTTGCTGTTTAAAGGGTTGCTTTTACCTGGGGGAGGAAATGGGAAACACTTACCTAGTGGCTGCCCTGGGGCGCACTCTGGCCTTGACGTGAGTGTCTGACAGACTGGTTGGGCCGGGATGTTCCTGTGTGGAGCCAAGTGGGAGGGGAAAAGAACTTCCAGCAAAAAAGTGGTTAACAGAACAGAGTTGCTGCAGGCTCTGGTTTGAGGCAGGTTATGAAACCACATCAGGGGCTGGTGATGGCAGCCACCTGCCAGCAAAACTTTAGAGCCTCAGCTGCTGGGGACCTGTCTGCCTTTGTCAACCTCTTCTCCCTAGTTTTCCACTTCTGGGAGAAGGATCAGTTGATTACTAATGGAGGTGACATGTACCCACAGACACCAAAGTCCCAAGAGTGCGTTCTGGCTGCCAgattttttcttagtttatgaATTGCTAATGTCTATTTTTTGGGGGAAGCGGGTGGTGGTCTGATAGGGTTTCCTGCTCTCAGGGCACCTAGTGTTCAGGCTTAAGAAAGAAGCTTCCCACGGTGTTATCTAGGACCTAGATCAAGGTTCCTCCCAGACTCATTGGGCTTTGTTGGATGCACTGTTAGACAGAAGAGGGAGTAGAGCCTTATGATTTAGGATCCAGCAAGGCTTTTCTCACTTCTGGACAAAATGCTAGGGAGGACtagaagtctttctgcacctacaGCCCTGGAGGTCTGACTTATGAAGGAAGGGCCAACAGTTTCTGGAGAGCTTTTTCCCTCTCCATAGTGGTAAGTCCTTCAGAGGCCTCACTTCTTAGACAGACACAGCCCCTGTCCCAGGTGGAGGCTTTTGCGTAGTAGGTATCCCAAGGGCTATGTTAGGGTAACTGAAGTCCCAAGGCTCTGGGAAGGTAAACAACGGATTTTCTAGTTCCTTGGGTTTCTGTTAGGCTCAATTACCCAGCTTAATGGGCTGGGCCAATGGGCCCCAGGAGCATCACTTCCACAGTGTGTACCCCAGTGTTTACCCTGAAGTAAACCCTATCAGGCCTGTACCCTGAAATAAACCCTATCAGACCACCacccccttcccccaaaaaatagATATTAGCAATtcataaactaagaaaaaatcTGGCAGCCAGAACGCACTCTTGGGACTTTGGTGTCTGCGGGTACATGTCATTTCCATTAGTAATCAACTGATCCTTCTCCCAGAAGTGGAGaaatagggagaagaggttgacAATGTTTACTTGTTGGGAAACTGTGTTTGTAAGCTTTGAAAGCTTTGAGTTTTAAGAAGAGGAAACTTGTTCTCATTGTTCTATAAGTAAGGAACTAACCCATGAGGATATTGGGTCTTGTGCAGGCTTGGCTAGGATCCTGCCAGGAGATGTAGTTTCTGAGTTTGAGGGGGTTGGCCCAATGGGGTGATAGAGGTGGTCTTCTGGGCACTTCTAGAATATCTCCGTCTGGGACTCCTTTTTGTATTACCAGGAAATTTGGGGCTGCTACCATGATGATGACTCTGGGGTCTTTAGCAGACAAGACCCTACTTTAGATAAGGAGGTGAGCAATACACAGGTGACTTCTGTTCCCACCTTCTGCTAGTCATAGGACCCTCAGGGGTCTGGGGACAACCAGGCTCTGGACAAGCAGCAGATCTTCCCCCTCCTgccttcttttctcccttctgCCCACTCTAGATAGGGATCACTATTTCCTGGGCATCAGGGGCAGCCTTCTGGTTCCTCCTGTTGCAGGACTTCTAACACTGGGACTGGGCAGGGGAAAGGACAGTGTTAATACCTGGAAACAGGTGCTGAGAACGGAGGTTGAGGTGAGGACGGCTGGGGCAGAGAAGGAAAAAGGCAGGAGGGAGGTCGCTGGTATGATTTCGTGCCCTTAGGAGATTGGCTTCCAGCTGCCTGTGGGAACTATAGATGTTGGCCATTCTCTgtatccttccctcccctctctttctcctctgttaGTCTTCCTGGGCCAAAGTTTGGATCTAGGATCGAAGAATTAGGGTGAATAGAAACAGTGACCCCAAAGTACTTCATCCACTACTGCTTGTGCCCACAGGGCTTGCCTtcttttactcctgtaggaagGGCTTAGAATAGGAGAGGTCTACTGAGGCCTTCAGTGAGACAGAACCAGCAGGAATCATGCTGAGGGAGAATTTTGGTGGGGTAAAGGGCCCTGGAGATTTGACACCAGAATGGCTGGCATCCCAAGGGTTAGCCTGAGTGTCTGCCAAATGGATAAAATGTCTGGGTGTATAGTTTTGTGTCACCAAAAAGGAGCCTTCCAGATCTGAGCAAATATTGTCTCTTAATGCTATTTTCTCCTCCCACCCTCTTTCTCCTTCAGTCCTCCTGGGTAAACTTTGGGGAGATCTATGATTGGAAAATTAGGGGTGGGTGGGAATAGTGACCTCAAAGTACTTCACCCACAAGCCTCACCTTCTTTTACTCCTGTGGAAAGGACTTAGGGTAGGAGACGTCTCCTCAGGCCCTCAGTTGAGACAGAGCCAGCAGGAATTATACTGAGAGAGAATTCTAGGGGGCAGGCCTCTTCTCCCCCTAGTAGGAAGGGGACCCTCATGGAAGTGCAGTAGCAGGGGATGGGCATTGATTTCTCTGCTCTGGACCTGAATATCTTTTGATGATCTGTCCCCAGGCACTTATAGGGCACTGTCCTGATGGGATGATGCCTAGGACAGCCTAGTTTTACTCTCACCCCAGCAGCAGGAAATGACTAGAGCCAAGTGCACATAAACTTTTTTCTAGCCTCCGTTCTTGTGAACCAAAGCAGTGAGACTATATGGAGTTCTCAGGGAAGGACTATCCAGAGGGTGTGAGGGGGCAGAGGAAGTGGTGTGGCCTGTCTCACCTGTGCTGCTTGTTTGCAGAGCAGCAGCGGAGAGGGGTGTCAGGATGAATGTGGGCACAGCACACAGCGAAGTGAACCCCAATACGCGGGTGATGAACAGCCGTGGCATCTGGCTCTCCTACGTGCTCGCCATTGGGCTTCTTCATGTCGTGCTGCTGAGCATCCCCTTCGTGAGTGTCCCTGTCGTCTGGACCCTCACCAACCTCATCCACAACATGGTGAGAACCTGCACCTGACCATATGTGCTGCTCTTTGATGGGGCTGAGGAATAGAAGGAATCTGCCAAACGTGGGCCGGGTAGCAGGGTGATGACCTGACAACAGCTGTTGCCAGCGCCCAGGCCTACCTCTTACCTTTCCATCCCACTCCTCCTCCTGGGTTTCAGCTCTGTACACACCTATAAGAAGAATCAAATCTGCAGAGTTGTCCACATCTCCTGGATGGGGTAGCTTGTGGATTTGGAAGTTGGCTACTGAGAACTGAACCAAGGGCTTTGAAGTATCCCCAGCACCCAGGAATCCTAGTGCCTAGCCTGGAGCAGAAAGGCTCCTTCCCCAAGTTAGGATCTCATTCCACCCCTCACTCCGGTCCTCCTTTGCCCCTTAGCAGTCATTGCCTCTTACTCCTTTGGTGAACAGGCAGGGGTTCAGTCCCCCTCAGCCTGCCCCTCCTTTCTGGCTCGTGGAGGCTCCACCTGGGCCGGAAGGTAGCATCTCTATGCCTTTTCTGCAGCTAACTTCTCTTCCTTTCAGTCTCTTCATGCCAGGCCTGCCCTCTCCCCCTGGAGTCCTCTTGTTATGCCAGTCTCCCAGCTGCTCCATCTTGGCCTCCAGCCCATATCCCCCTGCCCAACAGGGGGAGGCTGCAGATCACCTGGAACTACTTCTGTGACTGGGTGGAGGAGCTAAGCTGGGGGCCCTTTGGCCTTTTGTATCTTCTAATGAAGACACCCCTCTCCAGGGCATGTACATCTTCCTGCACACAGTGAAAGGGACACCCTTCGAGACCCCAGACCAGGGCAAAGCGAGGTTGCTGACCCACTGGGAGCAGATGGACTACGGGGTCCAGTTCACGGCTTCTCGGAAGTTCTTGACCATCACGCCCATTGTGCTGTGAGTGCCTTCACTAGTGAGGACACCAGCAGGCAGGACAAGGCCTGGGGGAGCCTGGGGCCAGCCAGACCTAAACCCCTCCCCAACTGTGGCCCTTGATGTAGGAATAAACAGAAGGGAAGGCGAAAGATCCCTGGGTCTTACACTGCACTCaggcctgggcctccctggccctCTTTTCTCAGTTGGAAAGACATTGGCCCACAGGCCTGGGTGCAGGAGGGGGCTGAGTTAATAGAGGCTGCAGTAGCCCGGGAGATCTTGCCATTCCACTTCTGGTGTGGAGACACCTCCTATAACTCCTTAGTGGTTGGAATTCTGAGGGAGGAGGTGACCTCCATTTTTTCATCTCTCTCCCTAACCTTTCCCTCCAGGTACTTCCTAACCAGCTTCTACACCAAGTACGACCAGATCCATTTCATCCTCAACACTGTGTCTCTGATGAGCGTTCTCATCCCTAAGCTGCCCCAGCTCCATGGAGTCCGCATTTTTGGCATCAATAAGTACTGAGGGTGCAACCCCTTCCCCAGCCTGGGGTGGCAGGGGAGGGGTGGAAGGCGTTTGCTGTGATTCTGAAGACAAGGAGCCTCTGGACACTGCCGGAGATGGGGATCACGCCTCTGGGCTAGTTCCCCCTTGCTTCCCCAGTAGCCGACTTGGAGTAGCTTGTAGTGGGTTGGGGTGGGCCCCTGGGCTCTAACCCATTCTGATTTTTTGATTCTTTCCTTTTGCCTTTTGAATAGACTCCATGGGGTGGTCATGGAAGGGCTGGGCTCCCGGGCTGAACATGGACCTAGATCTCCGGGGTTGGGACAGGAGGCAAGGGAGAAATCCCTGCTTGCTTGTTTACCCTCAGGCAGCCAAAGCACTTTAACCCCTGTGAGGGAGCAGAGGAAGGTACGGCTTCTGGATTGTTTCGTTTTGGTTCTTCAGGCTGTAGGACGACAGTGTATTTTTGTATCTATGGAAGCAAGTGTGTGACAGTACCTCACCCCTCTGGGTAGAGAGCTGTCTGATCCTAGTCCCAGGCTTTTGGTGGCTCTCCCGCACCCTACTCTGGGTGCTGGATGGGAGCGGGGAGGGTgaggggaggtggtggtggggcaTACATGGCCTGGTTCCGGAGGCAAAGGGCCAGGGCTTTGCCATCTGGTCCCAGTGGAGGTTGGGGAGAGGGCAGTGGTGGGTAAGGGTGGGGTAGTGATCTGAGTCTTAGAAGAACGGGCCTCAGCAGTAGTGGAGGTATGTTGTAAAAGGGGAGTGGGCAGAAGCTAGTCCCACCTCCTCCTCACCCACAGAATGGTCTTGGGGAGAGGTTAGGGAAATGGCTCTGGGTTTGAAACTCCTGGACTGGCGTGAGGGGCGGACTTGGGTGGAAGAGGCTATGTCATTGTGAGCACAGGTACAGTTTGACACTGTCCTCTGGGTGTGAGGAAGCTGCAACAGAAACAGTGGACAGTGGGGCCCTTCCATAGTCCCTCACCTTGTGACCTCCCTGTTCAGACTGGTGCCGTGCAGAGCCTTTTGAGGGACAGGTACACGTGGGGCTCTGAAGCCACCTCCACTTGGTGGTGGGCTGAAGGGTCAGGCAGGGTGGTGGCTGCAGCCACTGTTTCAATCCAAGGAGGGAGACAGGTGGGGCTGGCTAGAGAGGAGGcgccttctcccctccccagtcCTACTGGGAGCATGTTACATTGAAAAGGTGTGGTGCCTGAGCCCTCTGCTGGGGggcctgagggaggaggagagttCACTCATCCTGTTTTTTGCCTCCTatcccatccccaccccaagtATCACAGGGAACTTTCACCTTAAATCTTTCTAAGCAAAGTGTGAATAGGATTTTTACTCCCTTTGTACAGTATTCTGAGAAACGCAAATAAAGGGCAATATGTTCCTGTTTCCTCTGTGTCTGGCCTCTGTTTCCTGGagggccctgggggagggggggtagCAGCTCCTGCTGACACAGTGGTGGGGACTCTGGGACTGCTGGTTTTTCTTAGGCCCCATTAAGCCATGCACCTCTGACTTTATAAGCAGGGGCCCTTCAGTGACCAAGGAGAGGGTCAGTCCAGGCATGGTTTTACAACTGGAGTGGTGGGGGTGAGAGGGACAGCCCTTCCCTCTGAAATTCCCCATCCCTCTCCATTCTTCCAAGGTCTTTCCTAGTCTCTGAGCATAAGTGGGAAGGGAAGAGGTAACTCCAGGACTTTTGAGGCTCATATAGCCTCGAGAAGGAGGAGTCCTTATCTCCCGAGGACATGGCTTTTCAGCGTGTCTGTGCCACATTATCTCCTACTCCCAGGACAGGTGCAAAGTCCCAGACAGGAGGGAGGACCTCCCCCCAGCAGCCTGGCTCTTCCAGTCTTGGTCCTGCTTCATGGTATCCTTGAAGTGGGAGTCTGGAAGAGTGCAGGATCTTTGCCTAAGGCCAGACACCGTCTCACTCCCCAAGTGGGGCCACACGGCAGTGGGAGGAGAAATGCAGCTACTGGGCCCAGTCCTGGGATTGGGACTGCCTGGGTTGCTTCCATGGCTGGAAAGAGTGCAGTTGGGACAAGGTTCAGGGAACATCAACAGTGACCTTTGTTCCAATCTGAGTGCTGTCATTTGCTGTGT
This window of the Ictidomys tridecemlineatus isolate mIctTri1 chromosome 3, mIctTri1.hap1, whole genome shotgun sequence genome carries:
- the Ormdl3 gene encoding ORM1-like protein 3: MNVGTAHSEVNPNTRVMNSRGIWLSYVLAIGLLHVVLLSIPFVSVPVVWTLTNLIHNMGMYIFLHTVKGTPFETPDQGKARLLTHWEQMDYGVQFTASRKFLTITPIVLYFLTSFYTKYDQIHFILNTVSLMSVLIPKLPQLHGVRIFGINKY